The window TTGCCCATCGCGGCACCTTGGGTGGCCGGCACCGCCACGGGTCTAGGAGGCATGGTGCTGGCATGGCGGACCAGCGTGCGAGAGCGGGCGACGTATCTTCGGGTCATGTCATCCCATCTCGGCCCCGAGGTGACGGCGCGGGTGCTCGCACGGAACGACCTTCTCATCGCGGGCATGAGCAATCCGCCGGAGTCCTTCGTGGCCACGGCGATGTTCGGAGACCTTCGCGGCTATTCCGCCGCCTCGCAGTGGTTCGACGAGCGTCATCAGGTCGAGGAGTTCTTCACCTGGCTCAACAACCTGTTGCGGCCCGCGGTGGAAATCACCGGCAGGCACGGCGGATTCGTCAAACAATTCGTGGGCGACGAAATCTATGTGGTCTTTGGATTTCCGGCCGAGTCGGACGGCGGCCACGCGCGGCGGGCAGTGGAGTGCGCCTTGGAGTTGGCGGCCCTGGTGCCCCGTCTCAACGAGAGCTTGCCGGAGGAACAGCCACGCTACCACATGCGGGTGGGCATCTACACCGGCGAGGTTCACGCGAGTGCGGTGGGAGGCGGGCGACATGCCGACTACTCGTTCCTGGGACCGACGATCAACAAGGCCGCGCGCTTGCAGGCCTTGCGCAAGGAGACCTTCAACCCCGAGGAACATCCCGTGCGAATCCTGATAGGCGACACGACGAGAAGCTTGCTGGCGGAGCCTGGATTGGCAGTCGCCTTTGGGGACGGACCGGTCGAGCTCGACAAGCGCTTGCCGCCGGAGCGGGTTTGGCAGGTTTTTCCGCCGGATCTTTTGCAAGAAGCTGGATCCGGCGCGTCAGAACCTTGAGCTTGTTTGCAATCCACCATGAATGCCCCCGGATCCTTCTTTGCCTCGGTCGCCTGCATGGCGGCACTCGCGACCGCCGTCCTCGCGGAGCCGGCAGCGCCTCCGGCCAAGCCGAAACCCGAACCCGTGCCAGCGGCACCGCAGGTCTCGCCGGAGCGCGCGGCGATGTACCGCTTCATGGCCAAGCGGTCGGGAAAGCCGGGCGGCCAGCGAACCCGCGGGGTCACCCGTGGTGAGGGGAAACCGATGATCAAATTGGTGGCCATCGCGCCGGAAGCAGTGGGAGTGACTCATCTGGAAAGCCCCCGGATCTGGTGGTGGCAATCGGCAGCCACGGAGCCACAAGAAATGTTGTTCGAGCTGGAAAGGACCGAGGAACCGGCCAAGAACGTTATTTCCATCAAGCTGGGTGCTTTGCCAGCCGGGTTCAACGCGATCGACTTGGCGCAAGTGGGGAAGGGCCAGAAGATCCGGCTGGAAGCCGGAGTCGAGTATGAATGGGTTCTAAGCTGCTTCAGTGGCGAAAAGAAGAACTCCGTTAAAGTAAAGATCGATCGGCGTAACGACCTCGACCTCGCGGATTTCAAGCCAGAGCAGGGAGGGGGTCCGAAGAACATCGCGGCGCTTTCCGAAGCGGGGAACTGGTATGAGCTGTTCGATGCCGTGGCCTTTCCCGCGAAAGTCGAATCTGTTGCCGCAGAATATGCCGGGATTCGCCAGAGGTTGTTGGATCAGGTCGGACTAGGTGGCGAAATCAAGGCTCCGTGACTGCCGGATTGAAGGGGTGCCGAAAATTGGGACCGGTTGGTACTTGGTCCGGTCTGAAACCCACCCACGAAAAAGGCCCGGATTGCTCCGGGCCTTGTTCGTAAAGGGATGGTGCTCGAGGGGGGACTCGAACCCCCACGGATTACTCCACTAGATCCTTAGTCTAGCGCGTCTACCAATTCCGCCACCCGAGCAGGTTGTGATTGGTGGGCCGCGGATTTATGGGGCGGGCCGCGGGTTGGCAAGCGAATCTTTGCCCGAAATTCGATTTCCTTCCGGGCATGCTTCCCGCTTTCATGGCGGCTCTCCGAGGAAAGCGTTTGTCCCCTGTCTCATGGATGCCATCAGAGCCGATTCGATCGTCAAACAATTCGGCAATGTCAGGGCGCTCGACGGGGTGACCCTGGAAGTCGCGGCGGGTGAGCTTTTCTTCCTGCTCGGCGCGTCCGGCTGCGGGAAAACCACGCTGCTGCGCTGCATCGCGGGGCTGGAGACGCCGACTTCCGGCACGATTTCCTTTGGCGACCGGGACGTGACCAAGCTGCCGCCCCACAAGCGCGAAGCGGCGATGGTATTCCAAAGCTACGCGCTGTGGCCGCACCTCAGTGTGGAAAAGAACGTCGCCTTCGGCCTAGAGGAACGGAAAATCGACAAGGGGGAGATCAAGCGGCGCGTCGGCGAGGCGCTTGAGCTGGTCCACCTCGCCGGCCTCGGCGACCGCGGGATCGACCAGCTTTCCGGCGGCCAGCAGCAGCGCGTCGCCCTGGCCCGTGCACTGGTGGTGCGGCCAAAGTGCCTGCTGCTGGATGAACCGCTGTCGAACCTGGACGCGAAGCTGCGGATCGAGATGCGGCGGGAGATCCGGCGGATCGTGAAGGAGGGGGGGCTGACGGCGGTCTATGTCACCCACGACCAGGAGGAAGCGCTTTCCATGGCTGACCGCATGGCGGTGATGAACCGCGGCCGGATCGAGCAAGTCGGCACAGCGGAGGATGTCTATCGGAACCCGCACACGGCCTTCGTGTCCGGCTTCATCGGCGAGACGAATCTGCTCAAGGGCCGGGTGATCGAGGTGCGCGGCGAATTCGCGATGGTGGAGACCGCCTCGGGTCCCCTGGTCGGCCGCGTGACAAAGACCGAGTGGCTGCCCACGGGCGGCGAGGAGGTGATCCTTTCCGTGCGGCCGGAGGCTTGGCAGGTGGATGCTGGCACCGGCGAAAACGGCTTGGTGGGAAAGATCACCGAGCGTTCTTACCTGGGCCAGCGCATCCAGTATGTCGTGGAGACCCCGGCCGGGCCCCAACAGGTGGTGGAGCTCAATCCGAATGTCGTGCGGGATCCCGGCGAGACCGCGGTGAAGCTGTCTGCCCGTCATGGCGACGTGGCGGTATTGCAAGCCTGAGCTGATCACACCTTCCATGCGCCGCTTCCTGCCCATCCTGCTGCTGCTTGCCGCGGTGATCGCCGCGCCGATCCTGCTGCGCGAGCGGTCGGAACTCGCGGAAGTCGGTCAGGGAGATGACCGGCTGGTGATCATCACCCCGCACAACCAGACCATCCGCTCGGAATTCGGCGAGGCCTTCGCGAAGCACTGGAAGGAAAAGACCGGCCGCACGCTAAACATCAACTGGCAATTTCCCGGTGGCACCTCCGACATCGTGCGGGTGCTCGACAGCGGCTTCAAGGCGGCGGAGGAAATCGGCAAGCCGGGCGTGGGAATCGACATTTTCTTCGGTGGGGGAGAGCCGGAGTTCGTCGGTCAGACGACCAAGGGACGCTTCATCGAGCTGACGGTGTTCAAGGATCACCCGGAGTGGTTTGCCGAGGATGTGATCCCACAGCGCTTCACCGGCGAGACCTTCTACGAGGAACATCGTAGGTGGGTGGGCACCTGTCTCTCGCAGATGGGCATTTGCTACAACGTGGACTCGGTGAAACGGCTCGGAGTTCCGCCGCCGCGGCGCTGGGAGGATCTGGGTGATCCGGCCTTCGCCGGCTATGTGGCATTGGCGGATCCCACCAAGAGCGGCTCGGTGGGCCGCGCCTTCGAGATGATGATCCAGGAGCAGATGCAGCAGGTCATCCGCGAAAAAGGCGATACGCCCGAAGCCAGGGAGGAAGGCTGGAAGCGCGGGCTCAACCTGCTGCAGGCGATGGCGGCGAACGCGCGCTACTTCACCGACTCCGCGAGCAAGGTGCCACATGATGTGGCACAGGGCGATGCCGCGGCGGGCACGTGCATCGACTTCTACGGCCGGTCCTACGAGGAGAAGCTCGCCCGTGCGGGCCATGCCTCGCGGTTGGTCTGGATCGCGCCGCTCGGTGGCACCTCGATCAGCGTGGATCCCATTGCGATCTTCCGCGGTGCGCCGAATGAAGCGATCGCGCAGGAGTTCGTTTCGTTTGTGCTCAGCATGGAGGGCCAGCTCCTGTGGAACGTGAAGGCCGGCCTGGCCGGAGGACCGCGCGAAACTTCGCCGCGGCGGCTGCCGTTGCGGCGCGACGTTTACTCCACGGAGAATCTGGCGCGCTTTGCCGATCCGGACGCGCTGCCCTACGAGCGCAGCGGCGGCTTCCAGTATCAGCGCGAGCTGACCGGGCCCGCATTCAGGGCGCTCGCGCAAATCTTCCGCTCCATGGCGATCGACCCGCATCAGGAAATGAGGGGCGCCTGGCTGGCGATGCGAGACAACATGGGCGAGCAGCCGCTGGGGGAGACCGCGGCGGGCGCGGTCTTCTTCGATGTCTCCCACCTTTCCTATCGCCGGCTGATGGATGAGGTCGTCCCGCTGATCGGCAGGAAGGATCCGCTGGTGACTGCGCGCGAAATGGCCCGCATTTCCGCGATCTTCCGTGCGAACTATCAGAAAGCCGCGGTGCTCGCGGAGGAAGGAGGTGCGCCATGAACCGCGGCACCGCCATCACCGTGACGGCCATCGTCACCGCGCTGTTCGCGATGTTCTTCCTTTACCCGGCGTTCTCGGTCATCGGCGAGGCGTTCCGCGCGCCGGGTGGCGGCTTCACGCTGGATTTCATCGGCGATGTTTTCCGCAACCCAATCTACCTCGAGGGCTTGAGGAATGCGCTCGCACTCGGTCTGACCAGCACGCTTGCCACCTTCATGCTCGCGTTTCCGCTGGCGCTGCTGTCGCACCGTTATGACTTCGCCGGCCGCGGGCTGTTAGGCATTCTCATCCTGATCCCGCTGGTGCTGCCGCCCTTCGTCGGGGCCATCGGCATCAAGCACATGCTGGGGGTGGAAGGCTCGCTGAACGCGCTTCTAACAGAGATCGGCCTGATGAACCCGCAGGCTCCGGTCGATTGGCTGGCGAAGGGACGCTTCTGGGGGATCGTGGCGATGAATGCGCTGCACCTCTACCCGATCCTCTATATGAATATCACCGCGGCGCTGTCGAATCTCGACCCCGCGATGGAGCAGGCGGCGGAGAACCTCGGTTGCCCGCCGGCGCGGCGCCTGTGGCGGATCACGCTTCCGCTGGCGATGCCCGGCATCTTCGCCGGGTCCGCCATCGTCTTCGTGTGGGCCTTCACCGAGCTCGGGGTGCCGCTGGTGTTCGACTACACGCGGGTCGCGCCGGTGCAGGTCTTCGATGGCATCAAGGACCTTTCCGGCAACCCGGCGCCGTATGCGCTGGTGGCTGTCATCCTCGTGATCTCGGCGCTGGTCTTCGGCATCACCAAGGCGCTGTTTGGCCGCCAGACCTCGAGTGCCCAGCCGCGGCCGAAGGGCAGGGGAGCGGAAGTGAAATTGACCGGCCTCCGCTCGCTTGGCTGCGCGATGATCTTCGGCACGGTGTTTCTGGTCGCGTCGCTGCCACACCTCGGCGTGGTGCTGCTTTCGCTGTCGGATGATTGGTACAAGACGGTCTTTCCCGTCGCGCTGAAGTTCGATCATTACCTCGAAGCCTTAGGCGATCCCTTCGTGGTGCCCTCGATCAAGAACAGCCTGTTCTACGCCTCCTGCGCCACGCTCGTGGATCTGGTGCTCGGCGTGGCCATCGCCTGGGTGATCGTGCGCAGCACCATCCGGGGGCGGGCCTTGCTGGATGGTCTGGTGATGCTGCCGCTGGCGGTGCCTGGGCTGGTGCTCGCCTTTGGCTACCTCGCGCTGTCGCAGGAAGGCCGGCCGCTGCACTTCCTCATCGGCTCCGGAGGCAATCCCGCGCTGCTATTGATCGTGGCGTATGCAGTACGACGTTTGCCGTACGTGGTGCGCTCGGCGGTCGCGGGCCTCCAGCAAAGCAATCCGGCGTTGGAAGAAGCGGCGCGTTCGCTGGGCGCGGGTTGGTTCAATACGCTGCGCAAGATCTCGCTCCCGCTAATCGGCGCCAATCTTGCCGCCGGCTGCATCCTCGCCTTCGCCTTCGCGATGCTGGAGGTGAGTGACAGCCTGATCCTCGCGCAGCAGGTGGAGTATTACCCGATCACCAAGACGATCTACGCGCTGCTCTCCTCGCTCGGCAACGGCCACGAACTGGCCGCGGCCCTCGGCACCTGGGCGATGGTGTTTTTGACGATCGCCATCGCCGGGGCGGCCGCGCTGGCGGGGAAACGGGGAGGGCTGTTCCGGGTGTAGGGCGCTCCCGGCGTTTGGCGTAGTTGACGCGGCGGACGGGGCCTGAGAGAAAGGATAGTGCCACTGTTTCCGTCCCAGCGGCAGCTTCCGCCATGATCCGACCCTTGGTTCTTTCCCTGCTGCTTGCCGCTCCGTCCTTGTCCTTGGCCGGTGATGCCACCGTCCGGCTCCTGGCCGACCGCGCGCCGGAGGGCACCGGTGAGATCATGCTGGTGGCCGGCGACAAACGCTCTGCGCCGATTGCGCTGCCGCTGAATGCGCCCTCCGAACGACTGCCGGCACCGGCCCGGGCCTTCGAGGTGAAGGCGGCGGCAGGCGATGCGGCGCTGGCGAAGGTGGTGTTGCCGGAGGTCGGAGACTCGTTTCTCGTCCTGTTGCTTTCCTCCGAGAAGGTCTTCCAACCGGTGGTGATCGCCGCCGATGGCAAGGCCTTCAAGCCGGGCGACGTGTATTTCCACAATAGCTCGACGAAGACGATCCTCGGCAAGGTCGGCACTTCTGAATTCACCCTGAATCCCGGCAAGGGGAGCGTCGTGACGCCCGCGGGAGCGTCGCAGGAGAAGCTCTACGCCGTGTCCTTCAAAGTCCGTGAGGAAAAACGCGAGCGCGTGCTGAGCGAGACCAACTGGCCGGTCGATCCCAATCTCCGGACCTACATGTTCTTCTTCAACAAGCCGGGTACGGACCGGGTCGACTACCGCGCGGTGGAGGAATTCGTCGAGCCGGCGGGGGCTCGTTAGAGTTTACGGGTTGCCCTGCCCACGGGGATTTGCCAGCGTGCGCGCCCTGATGAGGAGCTTTACCCGACTTTTCCTGCTGCTTCCGGCCCTGTGGCTGGGGGCGTGCTCGGGTACTGGCGGCGAGTCGGCGTCCGCGGTGCCGACGCCTGCGGCGACTCCGGCGGCGGAAGGCTTCCGCATGAAGTCGGGCGATCCGATGACGGGCGATCACGACGAGGGCAAATTGCTGGAGAAATACGGTTCCCGCAGTCCCTTCATGACCGACGACAAGGGCAAGCCGATGGGCGAGTTCAAGGTCGCGTCCGAGTTCGACCGGGCGAATACCCAGTTCGACCGAGGCTATCAGGGCAAGCAGTACCAGGCGGGGGAGTTCAAGAAGAAGTCGTTTTGGGGCGATCGCGATTACGCGAGGAAGGTTTACGGCGGCGACACCGACGCCAACAACCTGCGCAAGGCTTCCCGCTTCGAAGGAAATGCAGCGGGTGAAAGCGTTCAGGTCGCCCGCGATGCCGGCAAGACCTACGACACCGGTGCCTATGCGGCCGGCGGAGCGCGCGAGGCTGGCTCGGAGCGCCTTTCCAAGGCCGCGAGTGCCGAGAATACCCGCCGGGACAATATGTTCTCCGACCCCGACGTTATCCCATGGCAGCAGCAGAACGGGGTGACGCTCGAGGAGACGAAGAGCAAGATGGGGCGGTGAGTACAAGGATCAGGCCTCATTCGGAGGCCCGGCTCGTCATCTCCCGGCTCGGTGGAGTTTACCGCAGAGGCGCTGAGGTCGCAGAGGGACGCAGAGGGGGGATTGTAACGATCCCGCAATCACCCTTGATCCATGCCTTCCGGAACTCCGCGTTCCTCTGCAACCTTTGCGGCTCTGCGGTTACAGCCGATGTTAGAAGGCAGGCTTAACCCCGAGCCGTTCGAGTCAACCGGCACTTGCGGCCCCCCTCCGCCGCCAAGTGCGGATCCACAGCGTGATTCCCCCGACAAGGCCCGCCAGATAAGAGGCGGAATGGGCCCAGCCGCAGGTGAGGAAGGCGACGTGCCGGTAGGCGGGCATGCGTGACGCAAGCTCCTCAATCAGGATAAAGACTCCGGCCTTCCCCCCAAAATAGCCGATGCACCCGGCGATTAGTGCCACGGCGAACATGGCGATGAGCAGCTTCCGGAGCGAAGGAATCAAGTCCTTCACCATAAGCTTCCTTCGGCGACCCGCTCTTGCCGCGATGGCCAGGCCGATGCCGAGAAACAGGCCGACCCACCAAGTGGCCACGACGCCCCAGAAGAACCCGAGGACAGTCGGGGAATCGCTGTCGATCAGGCGGGCGTGGCCGATCGTGAAGTACTCCACGCAGATACGCGCCGTGATCTGATCATGGACGATCCCGTAGAGGACGGCCGCGAGAATCGAAAGGCCGATGATCGCGAGCGCCTGCATCCTGTCTTGTGCGGAAGCTTCAGCCCGCGGTCGCGGCTTTCACCCGTTCCAGCACTTCGGCGTAGGCTTCCATGACGCCTCCGAGGTCGCGGCGGAAGCGGTCCTTGTCCATCTTCTCGCCGGTCTTGAGGTCCCACAGGCGGCAGCCGTCCGGGCTGATCTCGTCGGCCAGCACCACGGTCGTCGGATCGGTGGCGAGGCG is drawn from Luteolibacter arcticus and contains these coding sequences:
- a CDS encoding DUF928 domain-containing protein, giving the protein MNAPGSFFASVACMAALATAVLAEPAAPPAKPKPEPVPAAPQVSPERAAMYRFMAKRSGKPGGQRTRGVTRGEGKPMIKLVAIAPEAVGVTHLESPRIWWWQSAATEPQEMLFELERTEEPAKNVISIKLGALPAGFNAIDLAQVGKGQKIRLEAGVEYEWVLSCFSGEKKNSVKVKIDRRNDLDLADFKPEQGGGPKNIAALSEAGNWYELFDAVAFPAKVESVAAEYAGIRQRLLDQVGLGGEIKAP
- a CDS encoding ABC transporter ATP-binding protein, which translates into the protein MDAIRADSIVKQFGNVRALDGVTLEVAAGELFFLLGASGCGKTTLLRCIAGLETPTSGTISFGDRDVTKLPPHKREAAMVFQSYALWPHLSVEKNVAFGLEERKIDKGEIKRRVGEALELVHLAGLGDRGIDQLSGGQQQRVALARALVVRPKCLLLDEPLSNLDAKLRIEMRREIRRIVKEGGLTAVYVTHDQEEALSMADRMAVMNRGRIEQVGTAEDVYRNPHTAFVSGFIGETNLLKGRVIEVRGEFAMVETASGPLVGRVTKTEWLPTGGEEVILSVRPEAWQVDAGTGENGLVGKITERSYLGQRIQYVVETPAGPQQVVELNPNVVRDPGETAVKLSARHGDVAVLQA
- a CDS encoding ABC transporter substrate-binding protein, which produces MRRFLPILLLLAAVIAAPILLRERSELAEVGQGDDRLVIITPHNQTIRSEFGEAFAKHWKEKTGRTLNINWQFPGGTSDIVRVLDSGFKAAEEIGKPGVGIDIFFGGGEPEFVGQTTKGRFIELTVFKDHPEWFAEDVIPQRFTGETFYEEHRRWVGTCLSQMGICYNVDSVKRLGVPPPRRWEDLGDPAFAGYVALADPTKSGSVGRAFEMMIQEQMQQVIREKGDTPEAREEGWKRGLNLLQAMAANARYFTDSASKVPHDVAQGDAAAGTCIDFYGRSYEEKLARAGHASRLVWIAPLGGTSISVDPIAIFRGAPNEAIAQEFVSFVLSMEGQLLWNVKAGLAGGPRETSPRRLPLRRDVYSTENLARFADPDALPYERSGGFQYQRELTGPAFRALAQIFRSMAIDPHQEMRGAWLAMRDNMGEQPLGETAAGAVFFDVSHLSYRRLMDEVVPLIGRKDPLVTAREMARISAIFRANYQKAAVLAEEGGAP
- a CDS encoding ABC transporter permease, producing the protein MNRGTAITVTAIVTALFAMFFLYPAFSVIGEAFRAPGGGFTLDFIGDVFRNPIYLEGLRNALALGLTSTLATFMLAFPLALLSHRYDFAGRGLLGILILIPLVLPPFVGAIGIKHMLGVEGSLNALLTEIGLMNPQAPVDWLAKGRFWGIVAMNALHLYPILYMNITAALSNLDPAMEQAAENLGCPPARRLWRITLPLAMPGIFAGSAIVFVWAFTELGVPLVFDYTRVAPVQVFDGIKDLSGNPAPYALVAVILVISALVFGITKALFGRQTSSAQPRPKGRGAEVKLTGLRSLGCAMIFGTVFLVASLPHLGVVLLSLSDDWYKTVFPVALKFDHYLEALGDPFVVPSIKNSLFYASCATLVDLVLGVAIAWVIVRSTIRGRALLDGLVMLPLAVPGLVLAFGYLALSQEGRPLHFLIGSGGNPALLLIVAYAVRRLPYVVRSAVAGLQQSNPALEEAARSLGAGWFNTLRKISLPLIGANLAAGCILAFAFAMLEVSDSLILAQQVEYYPITKTIYALLSSLGNGHELAAALGTWAMVFLTIAIAGAAALAGKRGGLFRV